A genomic window from Flavobacterium hankyongi includes:
- a CDS encoding DUF2971 domain-containing protein — translation MVELNNRRTVLEALKIPLEKKISSILENFPSFKSKKNSKTLYHYTDLHSLKAIVENQSFFCSNSAYLNDKKEYYYGLDLFKKEFEKIANNPKNDTSFNIVSAVLTELKEKNISNHFATCFSLEGDLLSQWRAYANDGKGIAIGLDRKKLIEGFENIASGFYIEYGSNNQLELVNNLIETITEYYFEHFDLIFGLKSDEDVFKEIAQEINELLDKYIGLFKHSSFEEEKEFRFEMSTDKQFSISLESISYRVGKNNLLVPYKVLKTDYAFEKERAKDDKASLELLEKNKKYRVKKIPISHIIIGPSLDSELNKHSIKDFLSKNGYSDVEIIPSEVPYRI, via the coding sequence ATGGTTGAGTTAAATAATAGAAGAACCGTTTTAGAGGCTTTAAAAATTCCTTTAGAAAAGAAAATATCTTCAATTCTTGAAAACTTCCCTTCATTTAAATCTAAAAAAAATAGTAAAACATTATATCATTATACGGATTTACATAGTCTAAAAGCAATTGTTGAAAATCAATCCTTTTTTTGTAGTAATTCAGCCTACTTAAATGATAAAAAAGAATATTATTACGGGTTAGATCTCTTTAAAAAAGAGTTTGAAAAAATAGCTAATAATCCTAAAAATGATACTTCATTTAATATTGTATCTGCCGTTTTAACAGAGTTAAAAGAAAAAAACATATCAAACCATTTTGCTACTTGTTTTTCGCTTGAAGGAGATTTATTAAGCCAATGGAGAGCATATGCAAATGATGGAAAAGGAATTGCAATAGGTTTAGATAGAAAAAAACTTATTGAAGGTTTTGAAAATATTGCTAGTGGATTTTATATTGAATATGGTTCAAACAATCAATTAGAATTAGTAAATAATTTAATAGAAACAATCACTGAATACTATTTTGAACATTTTGATTTAATTTTTGGATTAAAAAGTGATGAAGATGTTTTTAAAGAAATAGCACAAGAAATAAATGAATTATTGGATAAATATATTGGTCTTTTCAAGCATAGTTCATTTGAAGAAGAAAAGGAATTTAGATTCGAAATGTCAACAGATAAACAATTTAGCATATCCTTAGAATCTATTTCTTACAGAGTTGGAAAAAATAATCTTTTAGTTCCTTATAAAGTTTTAAAAACAGACTATGCTTTTGAAAAAGAAAGAGCAAAGGATGATAAAGCAAGTTTGGAATTATTAGAAAAAAATAAAAAATATAGGGTTAAAAAAATTCCTATTAGTCATATTATTATTGGTCCATCTTTGGACTCAGAATTAAACAAACATTCTATTAAAGATTTCCTCTCAAAAAATGGTTATTCCGATGTTGAAATAATTCCTTCTGAAGTTCCTTATAGGATATAA
- a CDS encoding DUF5675 family protein produces MVIWLTRTYFPEGTNGKLECEGKLICNTIELPWKMNETKVSCVPEGKYFIRKRYSAKYKWHLELVDVPNRKFILFHPANNAQKELQGCIAPVTKLSGPGLGLMSRKAFTKLKDFVYKALDNKESVELIIQ; encoded by the coding sequence ATGGTTATTTGGTTAACTAGAACTTATTTCCCTGAAGGAACGAATGGTAAACTCGAATGCGAAGGCAAATTGATTTGCAATACAATCGAATTGCCGTGGAAGATGAACGAAACGAAGGTTTCCTGTGTTCCAGAAGGGAAATATTTTATTAGAAAGCGATACAGTGCAAAATACAAATGGCATTTAGAATTAGTGGATGTGCCGAATAGAAAGTTTATTCTTTTTCATCCTGCTAATAATGCTCAAAAAGAATTGCAAGGTTGTATTGCTCCTGTTACTAAACTTTCTGGACCTGGTTTAGGTTTAATGTCGAGAAAAGCTTTTACGAAGCTAAAAGACTTTGTTTACAAAGCTTTGGACAATAAAGAAAGTGTTGAATTAATTATCCAATAG